A window of Alkalinema sp. FACHB-956 genomic DNA:
CGATTAGAATTAAATTCCTGACAACTAATTTTTAATCGGAATTCCTTTGTCCGGGCACAACTGAAAATCGTTACCTCAGTGAGCGTCTACCACAGGCATGATTGCTGAACTTGAATCTCTGATCCAATCTATTGACTTACCCGTAGACTGGATAGGTCTACGATCGGTAAAAGAAACTACCACCACCCGGACGGTACGCGATGGCCTGCCAGACAGCAATGGCAGTACTTTGAGCTCTGGCGTGATGGTTGAAGTCTTGGTAAAAGGCCAAGTTGGCTATGCCGCTACCAATTCCTTACAGGCCGATCGCGTGCGAGCTGCCCTATGGGATGCCTACTACCAGGCGCTCGCGGCTAGTGAGTGGAACCTCCATCCCGTTCTGGTTACAGCCCGTCCAAAAGTCGTCGGGCAATATGTATCCCCTTTAAGCATCGACTTTGATGCCCTGGCTCCCAGTGAACTCTACGCAACCTTGACCCAAATTTGCGCCAAGCTGCGGGTGAGTGAACAGATCGTGCAAACCAGCGCAGCGGCCATGACGACGGAAACGGAATCCTGGTTTGTGAGTAGCAACGGATCCCAAGTTTATCAGCGTTTTTTTCGAGTGGGAACGGATTATGCTGCTACAGCCCAAGATGGATCCTGTGTGCAGCGTCGATCGGATCACGGTTGGTTTGCTCGCTGCTATCAGGGAGGATTCGAGTTTTTTATTGAAGATAACTTATGGCAACGGGTGCAAACCATTGGAGAACAGGCGGTTGAGTTACTCAGTGCAGAGGAATGCCCGACAGAAACAACAACACTGGTGTTAGCACCAGATCAAATGTTATTGCAAATCCATGAAAGTGTTGGACATCCGCTGGAACTCGATCGCATTCTGGGGGATGAGCGCAATTATGCAGGGGGCAGTTTTGTCAAACCGGAGGATTTTGGTCAGCTGATCTATGGATCGCCGTTGATGAATATTACGTTTGATCCGACGATCGCGGGTGAATATGCCAGCTACGCCTTTGATGATACGGGGGTGCCTGCGACGCGGGAATTTTTAATTCGCGATGGAATTTTGCAACGGGGATTGGGTAGCCTGGAAAGTCAGGATCGGTTAGGGGTGCCGGGGGTGGCCTGTGCGCGGGCCAGTACCTGGAACCGTCCCGCGATCGATCGCATGGCTAATCTCAATCTAGAACCTGGGCAAACGGCCTTTGCGGACATGATTGCCAGCATTGAACGGGGTGTGTATATGGAAGCAAACCGATCTTGGTCAATCGATGATCAGCGCCATAAATTTCAGTTCAGTTGTGAATATGCCAAACTAATTGAGAATGGACAATTCACAAAAACCCTGCGTAATCCCAACTATCGGGGCGTCACGCCACAATTTTGGAACAGCTTGGTGCAAGTGGGCGATCGGCAGTCTTGGCAAATGTATGGCACCCCAAGCTGTGGCAAAGGTGAACCCAATCAAATCATTTCCGTCGGCCATGGTTCCCCGGTGGCGGCATTTGCAAATGTTGAGGTGTTTGGAGGAGGCGCATGAATTTAGTGATGCCCCAGCGACTAACGTCGCGGCAGTCTATTAATCTTTCGCACAGTTTAGAAATCGCTTTTCAGCAGGTGGTTGACTATCTCAACAACCAGCGGCGAAGCCACGAACAATTTACCCTGACGCTGATTGCAGAAAAAAGTCAATTTACACGCTTTAACCAAGCCAAAGTTCGGCAAACAGGGCAGGTTGAAGACGCCGTTCTACGCTTAATGTGGATTGCGAATCAACGGAGTAGCTATCGAGAATTTCCGTTAACTGGCGATTGGCTCACCGATCGCCAAATACTGGCAGAGGCACTCAAGTTTTTGCGTTGGGAATTACCCCAATTGCCTGAAAATCCTTACTTGGTGCTCCCCCAGGGCGATCGTCACAGCCATGAAGTGCACGTTGGCTCTCTCCTGCCCGCGCAAACCCTCATGACGGAAGTGTTATCCGCCGTTGCTGATGTGGACTTTGCCGGGATCTATGCTGGAGGGCTGATGGTACGGGCCTATGCCGATTCCCAGGGGCAATTTCACTGGTTCGCGACGGAAACCTTTTCCCTGGATTACTCGTTCTTTGCGGGGACGGGAATGGCCGTCAAAGGAACGTTCGCAGGGCGCGATTGGGATCAAGCCGCCTACTGGGACACCATTCAAAACTCTCGACGGCAACTCCAACGACTCTCCTGCGATCCCCGACGGCTCGATCGCGGGCAGTATCGCACTTACCTGGCTCCTGCGGCGATCGCCGAAATGGTCTACATGATGTCCTGGGGGGGCGTGAGTGAAGCGGATATCCAACAGGGCAATAGTTGCTTCGGGATCATGCGCAGTGGTGAAAAACAACTATCGCCGAAATTTTCACTGAGCGAGAATTTCTCCCACGGTTCGGTGCCTCGCTTTAACGAGTTTGGGGAAATTGCACCAGCGGTTCTCCCGATTATTCAGCATGGGGTATTAAAAAACACGCTGATTTCCGCCAAAACCGCTAAGGAATATCAATTGGTTGCCAATGGAGCGGCGGAAGGTGAGAATCTACGATCGCCGGATATTGCACCGGGAGACTTAGCGGAGGATCAAATTCTCTCAGCGCTGGATACGGGCTTGTATGTTTCCAATTTGCATTACCTCAACTGGAGCGATCGGCCCACGGGTCGGATGACGGGGATGACCCGCTATGCCTGCTTCTGGGTAGAAGATGGGGAACTGGTCGCGCCGATCGAAAATCTGCGTTTTGACGATAGTTTTTATACATTTTGGGGAGAGAATTTGCTGGCGCTGACAGCCCATCAGGTCTACATTCCCGATGTGGGCACCTATGGCCATCGCGCCCTGGGCGGCATCTGGGCACCGGGCATGTTGATTGAAGATTTGACCTATACCCTGTAGGAAAAAATACCCTGTAGGAGGGCAATATCCTGGTCAGCAGTACCCTGGCCAGACAGCCCCCGACAAGAAGCCATACAGAACCCAAAAGAAAAAGGACTGGAAGCATGACCTTCCAAGTCCTTTAAGTACAGTGAAAACCACCGGTTATAAGCTGCTGAACGACGTTACATCGCTTGTATAGATCGTGTACTATCGCGTTTACGCAGCTTTTAATGCTGTTGTGACTCACAGAACTGAGCCATCGGGTTGACTACTGAGGTGAGCCTGTTCGCGCACTGACCTGTTCGCGCACTGGCCTGTTCGCGCACTGACCTGTTCGCCCAGTGGAAACCTTCGGGGAGCATTCTAATCGCCCCCTTCTGGCGCAAATCTCTCCAAGCCTGAACCCGTCCGTTTGAGGCGCTGTCCAAGCTGATCCCTGGGTCAGCCGCCTGCGATCGCGGGGACAATGCTGACTTCATCGCCATCGTTCAGAGCGGTTTCTTCGTTTTCCATGAAGCGAATATCTTCGCTATTCAGGTAGAAGTTGACAAAGCGGCGCAGTTTGCCACTGTCATCGCAGAGGCGAGCCTTGATGCCGGGATGCTTGTTCTCCAGTTCATCAACCAACTGAGCGATCGTGCCAGCATCACATTCGATCGCGGCTTGGTCGCCAACAAACTTTTGCAAAGGGGTGGGAATTAGAACCTTAATTGCCATGTCTCGGAAATTTACTGCTAGGAAGGATAGATGGACAAACTTAGATTCTGGGATCCATTGCAGTCCCCCAGAA
This region includes:
- a CDS encoding TldD/PmbA family protein; the encoded protein is MIAELESLIQSIDLPVDWIGLRSVKETTTTRTVRDGLPDSNGSTLSSGVMVEVLVKGQVGYAATNSLQADRVRAALWDAYYQALAASEWNLHPVLVTARPKVVGQYVSPLSIDFDALAPSELYATLTQICAKLRVSEQIVQTSAAAMTTETESWFVSSNGSQVYQRFFRVGTDYAATAQDGSCVQRRSDHGWFARCYQGGFEFFIEDNLWQRVQTIGEQAVELLSAEECPTETTTLVLAPDQMLLQIHESVGHPLELDRILGDERNYAGGSFVKPEDFGQLIYGSPLMNITFDPTIAGEYASYAFDDTGVPATREFLIRDGILQRGLGSLESQDRLGVPGVACARASTWNRPAIDRMANLNLEPGQTAFADMIASIERGVYMEANRSWSIDDQRHKFQFSCEYAKLIENGQFTKTLRNPNYRGVTPQFWNSLVQVGDRQSWQMYGTPSCGKGEPNQIISVGHGSPVAAFANVEVFGGGA
- a CDS encoding MoaD/ThiS family protein; this translates as MAIKVLIPTPLQKFVGDQAAIECDAGTIAQLVDELENKHPGIKARLCDDSGKLRRFVNFYLNSEDIRFMENEETALNDGDEVSIVPAIAGG
- a CDS encoding TldD/PmbA family protein — translated: MNLVMPQRLTSRQSINLSHSLEIAFQQVVDYLNNQRRSHEQFTLTLIAEKSQFTRFNQAKVRQTGQVEDAVLRLMWIANQRSSYREFPLTGDWLTDRQILAEALKFLRWELPQLPENPYLVLPQGDRHSHEVHVGSLLPAQTLMTEVLSAVADVDFAGIYAGGLMVRAYADSQGQFHWFATETFSLDYSFFAGTGMAVKGTFAGRDWDQAAYWDTIQNSRRQLQRLSCDPRRLDRGQYRTYLAPAAIAEMVYMMSWGGVSEADIQQGNSCFGIMRSGEKQLSPKFSLSENFSHGSVPRFNEFGEIAPAVLPIIQHGVLKNTLISAKTAKEYQLVANGAAEGENLRSPDIAPGDLAEDQILSALDTGLYVSNLHYLNWSDRPTGRMTGMTRYACFWVEDGELVAPIENLRFDDSFYTFWGENLLALTAHQVYIPDVGTYGHRALGGIWAPGMLIEDLTYTL